The following proteins are encoded in a genomic region of Ursus arctos isolate Adak ecotype North America unplaced genomic scaffold, UrsArc2.0 scaffold_32, whole genome shotgun sequence:
- the HTR1D gene encoding 5-hydroxytryptamine receptor 1D, protein MSPPNQSLEGLLQEASNRSLNATETPEAWGPGTLRALKISLALLLSIITMATALSNAFVLTTIFLTRKLHTPANYLIGSLAMTDLLVSILVMPISIAYTTTRTWSFGQILCDIWLSSDITCCTASILHLCVIALDRYWAITDALEYSKRRTAGRAAAMIATVWVISICISIPPLFWRQAKAHEEMSDCLVNTSQISYTIYSTCGAFYIPSVLLVILYGRIYVAARNRILNPPSLYGKRFTTAHLITGSAGSSLCSLSPSLHEGHPHTAGSALFFNHVKIKLADSVLERKRISTARERKATKTLGIILGAFIICWLPFFVASLVLPICRDSCWLHPALFDFFTWLGYLNSLINPIIYTVFNEEFRQAFQKVVHFRKAS, encoded by the coding sequence ATGTCCCCGCCAAACCAGTCCCTGGAAGGCCTTCTCCAGGAGGCCTCCAACAGATCCCTGAATGCTACGGAAACCCCAGAGGCTTGGGGTCCAGGGACACTCCGGGCCCTCAAGATCTCTCTGGCTCTGCTCCTTTCCATCATCACGATGGCCACAGCCCTCTCCAATGCCTTTGTGCTCACCACCATCTTCCTCACCAGGAAGCTCCACACCCCAGCTAACTATCTCATCGGCTCCCTGGCCATGACTGACCTCCTGGTCTCCATCTTGGTCATGCCCATCAGCATCGCCTACACCACCACCCGCACCTGGAGCTTTGGCCAAATCCTGTGTGACATCTGGCTGTCTTCCGACATCACGTGCTGCACGGCCTCCATCCTGCATCTCTGTGTCATCGCTCTGGACAGATACTGGGCCATCACGGATGCCCTGGAGTATAGTAAACGCCGCACAGCGGGCCGGGCGGCTGCCATGATTGCCACCGTGTGGGTCATCTCCATCTGCATCTCCATCCCGCCACTCTTCTGGCGGCAGGCCAAAGCTCACGAAGAGATGTCAGACTGCCTGGTGAACACGTCTCAGATCTCCTACACCATCTACTCCACCTGCGGGGCCTTCTACATCCCGTCTGTACTGCTCGTCATCCTCTACGGTCGCATCTACGTGGCCGCCCGGAACCGCATCCTGAATCCGCCTTCGCTCTACGGGAAGCGCTTCACCACGGCCCACCTCATCACGGGCTCTGCGGGGTCCTCGCTCTGCTCGCTCAGCCCCAGCCTCCATGAGGGGCACCCCCATACTGCCGGCTCCGCTCTCTTTTTCAACCACGTGAAAATCAAGCTGGCCGATAGTGTCCTGGAGCGCAAGAGGATTTCCACTGCTCGAGAAAGGAAAGCCACCAAGACACTGGGGATCATCCTGGGGGCCTTCATCATCTGCTGGCTGCCCTTCTTTGTCGCATCTCTGGTCCTCCCCATCTGCCGGGACTCCTGCTGGCTCCACCCAGCCCTCTTTGACTTCTTCACCTGGCTTGGCTATCTCAACTCCCTTATCAATCCAATAATATATACTGTGTTTAATGAAGAGTTTCGACAAGCCTTTCAGAAAGTTGTCCATTTCCGGAAAGCCTCCTAG